DNA from Aggregatimonas sangjinii:
TTAACTGCCGTCTGGGGATGCAAGGAATCACTCTATAAAATTTATGCCGAACCCGGTCTGAGCTTTTTACACCATATCGATATAAGTGATTTTTCACTAGCGGATGAAAAGACTACCGGAGAAATATTGTACAAAGGAAAAACGACGCACTATGCCATCGATTTTTTGGAATTCGAGGGTTTTACCTGCGTCTATGCGGTAGGAAGTTCTTAGTTTTACGAGTCGGTGTAGACCTGTGTTGAATCAAGGTCTCTTGCTACTGCCCGATGAATACTTTTAATGATATCATAACCGCCCTTTAACCTAATACTCTAATGAACATTTCCATAGAACTTACCTTTTCACCCCTTCAGGACGATTTTGAAGAACACATCATCACTTTTATCAAAAAATTGAGAGCCTCAGGCCTTACGCTGTTGGAAAACCCTTTAAGTACGCAGGTTTTCGGTGAATACGATACCGTAATGCAGGTGTTGCACACAGAAATCAAGACCGCTTTTGAATTGATGGACAAAGGCCTGTTGTATATGAAAATCGTAAAATCGGACCGCAGCGCCTATGAACCCCATTTTTGATTTTTTTCTAGATGCGTATAGGGAAAAAGAAACCTATGTGATTGTTCTAGAGGCCATCGTCTTTGTGATGGGTATCTTGAGCGTATGGTATGCCAAAAAAGAGAATATTTGGGTATACCCTACCGGTTTAATCGCTACCGTAATTACCGTGTATCTCTTTTTTAAGGATGGCCTTCTCGGTGATATGATGATGAATTTCTACTGGTCGGCGATGAGTATTTATGGCTGGTGGAACTGGTCGAGGGTAAAGAACGATCAAAAGGTCGTACGTATTTCACGAACAACCACAAGCGAAAAAATTATAGGGTTCGGACTTTTCCTCTTGACCATGCTCATTAATTATGGGGTGTATCGTTTCTCGGGCTATGAAATTGAGGGTAGTAATTATATCGATATATTCACTTCTGGAATTTTTTTCACCGCCATGTGGTATATGGCCAAGAAAAAATTGGAGAACTGGACGTTGTGGATATTGGCCGATGTGATTACGATTCCCCTTTACGCGTATCGGGGTTGGGGTATGCTTTCCTTACAATACCTTATATTTACCATCCTCGCAATACAGGCATATTTAGCATGGAAGAAAAGTTTAGACAGCAACCTTCAGACCTCTTAAAGGTCGTGCTGTTCGGTCCAGAATCGACTGGCAAGACTACCCTCTCGGAGCAATTGGCACGGCATTACAACACCGTCTGGGTAGCGGAATACGCTCGCGAATACCTTCAACGAAAATGGAACAATGAGCGTAAAACCTGCGAGCCAAATGACTTGCTGCCCATAGCAGAAGGGCAAATCAGACTCGAAAATACCTTGTCCGCCAAAGCGACCGATGTCTTGATCTGCGATACCGACCTTTTAGAAACAAAGGTATATTCAGAAGCGTATTACATAGGACATTGCGATCCGCTACTTGAAAAATATGCCCTTGCCAATTCGTACGACCTCTATCTTTTGACTTATATAGATGTGCCTTGGGTGGGCGATGATCTTCGGGACAAGCCTAATGAAAGAGAGAAAATGTTCGAATATTTTAAGGACACTTTGGAAAAGTACGACCGTAATTTCGTTATTTTAAAGGGAGATAAAAAAACACGCCTACAAACGGCCGTCTCCCACATAGATGAACTATTAAAAAAGAAAAAGACATGATGACATTTTCAGATGAAGACAAAGCCTTGTTGGCCGAAAAAGGGATTTCCGAAGAAAAAGTAGCAAACCAGATAAAAACCTTTAAGGAAGGTATCCCGTTTGTGAGCTTGCAGAAAGCGGCGGTAATCGGCGACGGGCTACAGCGCTTTTCCAAGGCGGAAGAAAATGAACTCATCGGTTTGTTCCAGGCAAAACGAGCCAATTTGTCCTTACTAAAATTTGTGCCCGCCTCGGGTGCCGCTTCCAGAATGTTCAAAAGTCTGTTCAACTTTATGAACACTTACGACCACAAGAAGGAGAGTTTTCAGAAGTATGTAGACGCTAACGATGACAGTGCCATGCAGTTTTTTTTCGAGAACTACCGGGCGTTTCCATTTTACGATACCATTCAGGCTCGGATTTCTGGAAAATACGATAGCGATGATGAGGCCAAACAGCTCTTTGTGCAGGAAATGCTTTTGGAAGATGCCTTGAATTACGGATTTTATCCAAAGGGACTGCTACCTTTTCACAAATATAGCGATACTGTAGCGACGGCATTTGAAGAACACTTAAAGGAGGCATCGC
Protein-coding regions in this window:
- the pnuC gene encoding nicotinamide riboside transporter PnuC; translated protein: MNPIFDFFLDAYREKETYVIVLEAIVFVMGILSVWYAKKENIWVYPTGLIATVITVYLFFKDGLLGDMMMNFYWSAMSIYGWWNWSRVKNDQKVVRISRTTTSEKIIGFGLFLLTMLINYGVYRFSGYEIEGSNYIDIFTSGIFFTAMWYMAKKKLENWTLWILADVITIPLYAYRGWGMLSLQYLIFTILAIQAYLAWKKSLDSNLQTS
- a CDS encoding AAA family ATPase; amino-acid sequence: MEEKFRQQPSDLLKVVLFGPESTGKTTLSEQLARHYNTVWVAEYAREYLQRKWNNERKTCEPNDLLPIAEGQIRLENTLSAKATDVLICDTDLLETKVYSEAYYIGHCDPLLEKYALANSYDLYLLTYIDVPWVGDDLRDKPNEREKMFEYFKDTLEKYDRNFVILKGDKKTRLQTAVSHIDELLKKKKT